One Oryza sativa Japonica Group chromosome 8, ASM3414082v1 DNA window includes the following coding sequences:
- the LOC4345858 gene encoding arabinogalactan protein 1 precursor encodes MARLHLVVVAMAALFAAAAVAQGPSASPTPAPKAQPPVATPPTRPPAVAPVSPPAAQPPVTTPPPVSAPAPVPAPSAAATPSPQASAPTAEPPVLSPPAPAPGSISQSPTEAPTSPPPPSAASGVSPSAAAVVAAWAAVAAVAAFY; translated from the coding sequence ATGGCGCGCCTCCACCTCGTGGTCGTGGCCATGGCCGcgctcttcgccgccgcggcggtggcgcagggCCCGAGCGCCTCCCCGACGCCGGCTCCGAAGGCGCAGCCACCGGTGGCGACCCCGCCGACTCGGCCGCCGGCCGTGGCGCCGGTgtctcctcccgccgcccaGCCGCCAGTGACGACGCCTCCCCCGGTttccgcgcccgcgcccgtgcccgccccgagcgccgccgcgacaCCGTCACCCCAGGCCTCGGCGCCGACCGCGGAGCCCCCCGTCctctcgccgcccgcgccggctCCGGGGTCGATCTCCCAGTCCCCGACGGAGGCCCCGacgtctccgccgccaccgagcgcCGCGTCCGGagtctccccctccgccgccgccgtcgtcgccgcctgggCCGCCGTGGCAGCCGTCGCGGCGTTCTACTGA